The segment AACGTAATTAAACCTCTGacatgcaaaatattattagtgcCATGTAAGCACAaaaccattttttaaatcttcaaaagcttatatttatatatcttattaaaccgatactaatttgtaaaatatatatattgttctttttttatttatatatatacctatactTTCGGTGGATATTGTActgattgtaaataatattattagagaagaataagtttaattttataattttctcctCGTTAAAATAGCATATTCTTTCTGtgtttaaagatttttctaaatactTGAAAAGTAATTCTATATCTACATCTATTGAGTAAAATGTCCCTGAATGCCGCACGTGTTTGGATTGTACAACCCCATCATCGATGTATCTTCATTTTTGTCACACTATCTTGTTTTCCCACTTGTGTGATGAAGCAGCCGCGAGGGAGGTGTCGTTTGCTTTCATTGAAATTCGAATGCCGTCGCTGGTTCAGCATCGCGATTACCCGCGAATATGGATCATCGGGATTCGATAAGCTCGCTCCGGCCTCCGCTGCTCCGATATCTTCTCGTTGGAGGAGCGCCAGAACGACGTACCGCGCGCAAAATACGTGTATCAGGGATCTCGCGTTCTGACGTTGATTTGCAAACTGAGGTAACCGAACTGAGGTAACCGAAATAAAATCTATCGAGTGTGACGCCAGAAGCTCTCTCGGGCAaccgcgacgcgacgcgacgcgacgcgtcgGCGATTACCATATGTATATGTGGAGCAGGCGGAATATTTGGGGAATCGAATGCAGAGCTAATTTAGTATTGCAACACGAATCATTCTTGACCCTGTTAGTAGTCGCGCAAAATTTGGCTCTCACTGTTATTTGAGGATAAGCACGCACGCATATTCATTTTCtcagatttataataaatccaGAATTCTTTCAGTCGGATGTGTGTGCCCCGAACtagatgtattttattttttattcaattgtataatatataaactcgcgagagaaaaattttgcaatgacAAGCACAATTTTctagttataatatattaaaaatacattttataagcGTAGGATTATGTATAATCCTacttaactatatatatgcacataatatataatttcaagtaaATTAAAAGGCTTTAGCGAAATAGGCTACAAGATAATTGCGCTCCAATCCGTCAAGCATCATGGTAAATTGCCAAATTATGAATTGCAACAATTATCGAaggttaaaaattttgtttacctCTCAAATAGATCAGTAGTCAGATCTCTACGCTTCTGGCAGCCACGTGAGATCTACGGGCGTCATCGCGTAGTCAAAATATTCGAGTCGTTTTAACGAGCGCAGAGTCGCATCTGATGTACTCGCACTGAAACATCGGCGAGGCTCCCTCGCGAATTAAGTCACGTTATTGAGCGGATACGATCGATTGCTCACTAATATGACCGGTGACGGTACTCTCAACCCGCGACTGCTGCGAATCGGCATCGTTAATTACCTCGTTTACGCTGATCCATCGCATAGCCATTAAGGACAGGAACTCAGGTCCAGGGACATTCGGGCTAACTTTAGCCTTTAGCCGGGTCCCGCGCATCGTGTACCGACGTCTCGCGACGTTGAGACATAACGAGCCGACGGCTACCAGCCTGGCCAGCCGCTTTTGCCcgcgaaaaataaaacagtgcTCCGGCCGCCATCCGGCCGCATGGATAAGCCGATAATCGCGTGATCGAATGCGTGATCCGATAGCTCGCGTTTCGATAGCTATCGTTGACGCCTAATCATTTCGATAtcgaaaaggagagaaagaaaaagagagagagagagagagagagagagaaagagagagagagagagagaaagagagagagagagagagagagagacgccgCATTGACGTGTGAAGAAAACGTTTACTACGTCTTAGTGGTGGAGTAGAGTGACGCGTGGGTGGGCCAGCCCCCTCTCAGAATCGCGTAATCGTCGTCTGTCTTCCCCCATGACGTCACCGACACCAAGAATTATTACCTTGAGAGACCGGTGCTCACGCTGCTAAAGCCACGAAATTGTCACGTGCGAATGGTCGATTCGGACGATGCTTTCAGAAACGAGTACTGGAATGCTGACGGATATCTGAAAAGATGCAAGGAAATATTCAGGAGAGAGTTACCTGAGGTGAAATTCCTCGCAATCGagtatctctctttctctttatttgaACGCGACTGAACGCGCAAGAAATCTTGCATCTCGCGAATTCGTCTAACGTCGTATATTGCCTGGAGAAAAATCCATCGACATCGATCGCGAAAACTCCTGGGAATCCAGAATAAAGTAGAAGACAAGTGTTGCAATCACATTCGCATGTCGTCTGCCAAATTGTTCAGCAGCGAGCGGAATACAAAGCTAATCTTGTGCATTACAAATTGCGACTATTTCCGAGAGAAAAGCTCTATAGAAGCTCTCGCGAAAATAATCGATGACGAGGCACGTCCCCGAATCACTCGGTGTAGATCGTGACAAATTCGAGAAAAGATGTAATAACGTAAAAACTCACATAATTTCTGCTGAATCGagtcactctctttctctttatacgTGAGGTCATTCATCAGAAATTATCATCGAAATGGAAAGAAGTTAACGAATCGTCGTGATACGAATGATTATCGCGCGATCTTTATCGATCAGCGATAAAAATCCTgctaattgcaaattttttctgaaaacagaaaacatttttctcatataagAATCTTTTCCGATATTGAATTTTAGTCAGCAAAGTTAGCAATATGCGATCTTACTTGATGAAAAGTGAAGAATTAGATCATCATTTGAAATGCTGCcagaacataattatttatagctaATTGAAAATACGAGAGCAGAAATTTGGATTATGCAATAAGACACTGTAATAGATGTATCAATAAATAACCAAGACATTTATAACCAATAAACAAGACTATAATCTTGCCAACTGatacaattgtttaaaaaaaatctatcttaAGCTGAACTTTACTTTCAATCTACAATAAATGCTTTGACAATGAATTCATGTCGTGTAAACGAGTTGAAttcataaaacaataattttcaatcattacCTCATTAATTATCTGAATCGAAGATGGGCTTATTGTTATCGGTGCTAGTCGGCTGCGTCGGCGTTTTAGAACTGCTGGCATGCCTACGACACATGTCCGATGGCGTAGCAATCAGCATCAATCCGCCAACACCGTGCCTCTCGTATCACGAGCCAGCGAATAACGACGTTCAGAGCATCCATGATTCCTTCTGCACCATCAGCCATTCGACCGATGTGCGGTTTCCTCGCAGCGCCAAGCACAAGCTTGAGAATCTGCACGAGTACAGTCTGAGAGTGCGAAGCGAGCTTCGCTCTTTGGATCGAAATTTCGACGGTCGAAGTACACTCTCGGAGTGTAGCACCAGGTATTTGCTCGGTGGCTCGAAGCCGGACTCGAGACTCAGCCCagatttaaattatctcaTTGAAGAGAACGACGGAGAAGCGTGGACTGTTCAAGTCGATCGACACGATTATAACGATGACGATTATATCGAGACGAAGAGATCGTTGGAAGAGATCAATACGGAGATCAGAGAAAGTTTACAGCAAGTCGCGCAATCGTTGGCCGCGCCGGAGCCGGATAAGTATGTCAGAATACCGACGCCGATCCCGTTCGCCCACGATGGAAAAGAAATATCCGTCTCCTCGAGTGAGGTGGACACATCCTTCGACCAGGACTCGGGCAACGAAGCGCCCACCATGAGATCCTTCGATGGTCTGCCAGTTATTGAAAAGTATAAGGACTCGCAATCGGCTTCGTCGGTTGACGAGTCCGATCACGAGGAGAGGAAGATCAAGCGAAGGACCCCGCGAAAATCACCCTCGAGATCTCCGGATCCTTCGAAAAAGCCAAAGAGCGCTGACGTTTCtaagaaaatgcaaaatctcTCCAACGATCTTCCGAAAATCGACTCAGCTGTTGTCGGCCCAGGTATCGAGGAGAGAATTTTTGTTAGCCAGAAAAAACCCAAGTCCGGTAAATCCTCGACAACGATTCTGAGAAAGCCCACTAGACTGAAGTCTAGAAATGCGGAGATCAGCAAGTCAGCGGAAAATTTGAGCATGAAGAAATCGAAAAGAAGTCGCGAACCCGAACGTCGCAAGTCTGATATATCCGTGCAAACGGTACGCGATTTGTTAAGGGACATGTCAACGAATACATCACCCACCAATAGTCCACAGTTGTCGAGATCGGAGAGCAAGAAGAGCGTTTCGGTGGAAGTACAGACCACACTGGAGGACATTCCGTTGGAAGATGAAATCTTGGAAGAATTCGAGAACAACATCGTCGGGCTCTCCGAAAGCAAAAGAGATCTATCCTTTCGTGGCGGCTCCGCCAGAAAATCCTTCAAAAGTAAAAGATTTCGGTCCACCTCGAGAGACAAGTCGGACGATCACGATAGACAGGCTTACACGGCGACCAATGCTGTCGCTTCTGTGGAGAAATCGCGGAGGAACAAGACGTTGAAAGTGTCCAGCTTCGAAGACGCTAGTGAGGAGGACCACGAGAGAATCGGAAACGTTATTTTCGACTCCTCGAAAGAACCAAATGGCTGGCGTGGGAAGAGAAAAGAGGACTCGAGATCAATGTCATCGTTCGAGGAAGATACTGAAGAGTTTGTGGACGCAGAGGATGTGAGTTCCAGAAGGCCTATACAGTACACGACACCTGACACCGATCAGAATAAAGCATTCTGGGTAATACACGCTTGTGACAATCATAACTGCACAAATCCTTGTTTGAAGGATTCCTCTCTctcagttataaatatttttataactgttTCAACTAatcctaaaatattttaatgatatcaaaataacataatttaaattcttaatccATATTACGAGATGGATAAATTTcccatttatatatttaacatacaaTTTAAACGAAATAAGTCggtacataatttaaaagattataatttattaattaaaataatattgagataaatatatatattagtttgtcaatattatacatatatttttcttaaaaatataatttctcatcAATATCCTCTTTTTACGCCAAAACTTTTCTCTTGGAAGGAAGAAGGAAActtacagaaaataataaatttcttatattataattcgtagatatatattataaatttacaaatttattttgcacaagaaaacaaatttctatatactatcatagaaaatttaataaattttctgatttaaaacttaataaagaGATGGTAAAAAGGCAATAGGAGCAAGGAGCTTTGTTTAGCAATGTGGGTTAAATTCTCTAATTCTATTAATGTgtcagaaaattatattgataattagtacattagtaaattatttaacagctattgaaataaaatacgcgatttttttttttttttttaaacttaatgcTTAGATGATTGCTTAAAAagaattccatttttttcattacgtttattcttattacatattttaaaagtaaattaattggaTTCGTGCAATTATGAAATTTCCAGCTTCTTTTACAACACATTGACACAGATAATAGAAATGTAGTAGTCCTC is part of the Anoplolepis gracilipes chromosome 2, ASM4749672v1, whole genome shotgun sequence genome and harbors:
- the LOC140676130 gene encoding uncharacterized protein isoform X1, translating into MGLLLSVLVGCVGVLELLACLRHMSDGVAISINPPTPCLSYHEPANNDVQSIHDSFCTISHSTDVRFPRSAKHKLENLHEYSLRVRSELRSLDRNFDGRSTLSECSTRYLLGGSKPDSRLSPDLNYLIEENDGEAWTVQVDRHDYNDDDYIETKRSLEEINTEIRESLQQVAQSLAAPEPDKYVRIPTPIPFAHDGKEISVSSSEVDTSFDQDSGNEAPTMRSFDGLPVIEKYKDSQSASSVDESDHEERKIKRRTPRKSPSRSPDPSKKPKSADVSKKMQNLSNDLPKIDSAVVGPGIEERIFVSQKKPKSGKSSTTILRKPTRLKSRNAEISKSAENLSMKKSKRSREPERRKSDISVQTVRDLLRDMSTNTSPTNSPQLSRSESKKSVSVEVQTTLEDIPLEDEILEEFENNIVGLSESKRDLSFRGGSARKSFKSKRFRSTSRDKSDDHDRQAYTATNAVASVEKSRRNKTLKVSSFEDASEEDHERIGNVIFDSSKEPNGWRGKRKEDSRSMSSFEEDTEEFVDAEDVSSRRPIQYTTPDTDQNKAFWLIFSGEYTKAMNKDWHSGHFCCWQCDESLTGQRYVLRDEHPYCIKCYESVFANGCEECSKIIGIDSKDLSYKDKHWHEACFLCNRCRVSLVDKQFGSKVDKIYCGNCYDAQFASRCDGCGEIFRAGTKKMEYKTRQWHEKCFCCVVCKNPIGTKSFIPREQEIYCAGCYEDKFATRCVKCNKIITSGGVTYKNEPWHRDCFTCSNCNTVLAGQRFTSRDDKPYCADCFGELFAKRCTACSKPITGIGGTRFISFEDRHWHNDCFICAGCKTSLVGRGFITDGDDIICPECAKLKLM
- the LOC140676130 gene encoding uncharacterized protein isoform X2, which gives rise to MGLLLSVLVGCVGVLELLACLRHMSDGVAISINPPTPCLSYHEPANNDVQSIHDSFCTISHSTDVRFPRSAKHKLENLHEYSLRVRSELRSLDRNFDGRSTLSECSTRYLLGGSKPDSRLSPDLNYLIEENDGEAWTVQVDRHDYNDDDYIETKRSLEEINTEIRESLQQVAQSLAAPEPDKYVRIPTPIPFAHDGKEISVSSSEVDTSFDQDSGNEAPTMRSFDGLPVIEKYKDSQSASSVDESDHEERKIKRRTPRKSPSRSPDPSKKPKSADVSKKMQNLSNDLPKIDSAVVGPGIEERIFVSQKKPKSGKSSTTILRKPTRLKSRNAEISKSAENLSMKKSKRSREPERRKSDISVQTVRDLLRDMSTNTSPTNSPQLSRSESKKSVSVEVQTTLEDIPLEDEILEEFENNIVGLSESKRDLSFRGGSARKSFKSKRFRSTSRDKSDDHDRQAYTATNAVASVEKSRRNKTLKVSSFEDASEEDHERIGNVIFDSSKEPNGWRGKRKEDSRSMSSFEEDTEEFVDAEDLIFSGEYTKAMNKDWHSGHFCCWQCDESLTGQRYVLRDEHPYCIKCYESVFANGCEECSKIIGIDSKDLSYKDKHWHEACFLCNRCRVSLVDKQFGSKVDKIYCGNCYDAQFASRCDGCGEIFRAGTKKMEYKTRQWHEKCFCCVVCKNPIGTKSFIPREQEIYCAGCYEDKFATRCVKCNKIITSGGVTYKNEPWHRDCFTCSNCNTVLAGQRFTSRDDKPYCADCFGELFAKRCTACSKPITGIGGTRFISFEDRHWHNDCFICAGCKTSLVGRGFITDGDDIICPECAKLKLM